In Bacteroidales bacterium, the following proteins share a genomic window:
- a CDS encoding glycosyltransferase family 2 protein has product MKVAVVILNWNGRSFLEKFLPFVIKYSSDIAEIIVADNASSDDSVNFLKNNFPENRLIINESNGGFAKGYNDALKQIEAEYYILLNSDIEVTPGWIEPVIRLMDSDKNIAACQPKLLSYYERNKFEYAGAAGGFIDKYGYPFCRGRMFLSLEEDLGQYDNNCEIFWATGACLFVRAELFHKFGGLDEDFFAHMEEIDFCWRLKNHGYKIMYCHESKIYHIGGGTLPKSSARKTYLNFRNNFTLLYKNLPKNRVFPVFSIRLVLDSIAAFKFLLDGGLRDFLAVTRAHLSFYRRFGRIRQKRKMQVQQTVEQIYKASIVKEYHISGKKKFSELNSSKFL; this is encoded by the coding sequence TTGAAAGTTGCCGTTGTCATATTAAACTGGAATGGTAGAAGTTTTCTGGAAAAATTTTTACCCTTTGTAATTAAATACAGCAGTGACATTGCGGAAATTATTGTTGCCGACAATGCCTCTTCAGATGATTCTGTGAATTTTTTAAAAAATAATTTTCCTGAAAATAGGCTTATCATCAATGAATCTAACGGGGGTTTTGCCAAAGGGTATAATGATGCGCTGAAACAAATAGAAGCCGAATATTATATTCTTTTAAATTCAGATATTGAAGTTACACCAGGATGGATAGAACCTGTCATCAGGCTCATGGATTCAGATAAAAATATTGCCGCCTGTCAACCAAAGCTGTTATCGTATTATGAAAGAAATAAGTTTGAATATGCCGGTGCTGCCGGTGGCTTTATTGATAAATACGGCTATCCATTCTGTCGCGGACGTATGTTCCTTTCTTTAGAAGAAGATCTCGGGCAATATGACAATAACTGTGAAATTTTTTGGGCAACAGGAGCATGTCTTTTCGTGCGGGCAGAGCTCTTCCATAAATTCGGCGGATTGGATGAAGATTTTTTTGCGCATATGGAAGAAATAGATTTTTGCTGGAGACTCAAAAACCACGGTTATAAAATTATGTATTGCCATGAATCCAAAATATACCATATAGGAGGCGGCACATTGCCAAAAAGCTCGGCACGCAAAACCTATCTGAATTTCAGAAATAATTTCACATTGTTATATAAAAACCTTCCCAAAAACAGAGTATTTCCTGTATTTTCAATCCGGCTGGTATTGGATAGCATTGCAGCTTTTAAGTTTCTACTCGACGGCGGCCTGAGAGATTTCCTTGCCGTCACAAGGGCTCACCTGTCATTTTACCGCAGATTTGGCAGAATACGGCAAAAACGTAAAATGCAGGTTCAGCAAACAGTGGAACAGATTTATAAAGCAAGCATCGTTAAAGAATATCACATTTCGGGAAAAAAGAAATTCAGTGAACTTAATTCTTCAAAATTTCTATAA
- a CDS encoding DNA-3-methyladenine glycosylase — MVILDYKFYQRDDVVRIAKELLGKTLCTKIDEKLCGGIITETEAYAGIHDKASHAYGGRRSERTEIMYQKGGTAYVYLCYGVHSLFNVVTNKKDIPDAVLIRGIAPVTGTEFMLQRTGKKTLDKNFSIGPGKVSKALGIHYSHTGIDLCGDTIWLEDTGIIVHEDEIKTGTRIGVNYAGEDALLPYRFIFINYQK, encoded by the coding sequence TTGGTCATTCTTGATTATAAATTTTACCAGCGTGATGATGTAGTTCGGATTGCAAAAGAACTGCTTGGAAAAACTTTGTGCACAAAAATTGATGAAAAGTTGTGTGGTGGTATCATTACAGAAACCGAAGCCTATGCCGGTATTCATGACAAGGCCTCACACGCTTATGGCGGAAGGCGTTCGGAACGCACTGAAATCATGTATCAAAAAGGAGGCACAGCCTATGTTTACCTGTGCTATGGGGTACATTCACTTTTTAATGTTGTAACCAACAAAAAAGATATTCCCGATGCCGTGCTGATTCGCGGTATCGCCCCGGTTACAGGTACCGAATTTATGCTGCAGAGAACCGGCAAAAAAACTCTTGATAAAAATTTTAGTATCGGGCCGGGTAAGGTTTCTAAAGCACTTGGAATACATTATTCTCATACAGGTATTGACCTGTGCGGAGATACAATTTGGCTTGAAGATACAGGGATAATAGTTCATGAAGATGAAATAAAAACGGGTACACGCATTGGAGTAAACTATGCCGGAGAGGATGCACTCCTGCCCTACCGCTTCATTTTTATCAATTATCAAAAATAA
- a CDS encoding class I SAM-dependent rRNA methyltransferase, which translates to MATFHRITLKHGKEEALLRYHPWVFSGAIHRIEGEPSEGDIVEVYSSHNEFLGTGHYNQGSINVRIFSFEQTKCDRAFWKKKLENALNYRKLLGLFESKDTNAYRLVFGEGDGLPGLIIDFYNGTAVIQCHTYGMYLLHQQFAEIISELYNEKIHSIYLKCEETLPKKFNGQIHNAYLLKKEKENTITENDCQYFVDWENGQKTGFFLDQRENRRTLMPFCKNKTVLNTFCYTGSFSVCALKAGASLVHSVDSSARAIELTEKNIDLNGFSSQGHLSFRSDVIEYLKNDDNTYDIIILDPPAFAKHLKTKHSAVQGYKRLNEAAMQKIRKGGFLFTFSCSQVVDAVLFRSTVIAAAIQSKREIRIAGTLTQPPDHPVSAFHPEGEYLKGLILQIE; encoded by the coding sequence ATGGCAACATTTCACAGAATAACTTTGAAGCATGGCAAAGAAGAAGCATTGCTACGTTACCACCCATGGGTATTTTCGGGTGCTATTCACAGAATAGAAGGAGAACCTTCAGAAGGAGACATCGTTGAAGTGTATTCATCTCACAACGAATTTTTAGGGACAGGGCATTACAATCAGGGTTCTATAAACGTCAGAATATTTTCTTTTGAACAAACAAAATGCGATCGGGCATTTTGGAAAAAGAAACTTGAAAATGCTTTAAATTACCGCAAACTCCTTGGACTATTTGAAAGTAAAGATACAAATGCTTACAGGCTTGTGTTTGGTGAGGGTGACGGACTGCCGGGACTCATAATAGATTTTTATAACGGAACGGCTGTTATACAGTGTCACACTTACGGTATGTACCTTTTGCATCAGCAATTTGCTGAAATTATAAGTGAATTATATAATGAAAAAATACACTCCATATATCTTAAATGCGAAGAAACTCTGCCTAAAAAATTCAATGGCCAAATACATAACGCTTACCTGCTTAAAAAAGAAAAAGAAAATACAATAACAGAAAACGATTGTCAATATTTTGTGGATTGGGAAAACGGGCAGAAAACCGGATTTTTTTTAGACCAAAGGGAAAACCGCAGAACACTAATGCCTTTCTGTAAAAACAAAACAGTTTTAAACACATTTTGTTATACGGGTAGTTTTTCAGTTTGTGCCCTTAAGGCGGGGGCTTCGCTTGTTCATTCTGTTGATTCTTCAGCCAGAGCCATTGAATTAACCGAAAAGAACATTGATTTAAACGGCTTTTCCAGCCAAGGCCACCTTTCATTCAGGTCTGATGTGATAGAATATTTAAAAAATGATGACAATACCTATGATATTATCATTCTGGATCCACCTGCATTTGCTAAGCATCTCAAGACAAAACACAGTGCTGTTCAGGGTTATAAAAGACTGAATGAGGCAGCCATGCAAAAAATCCGGAAAGGCGGATTTCTTTTTACTTTTTCATGCTCACAGGTAGTTGATGCTGTTTTGTTCCGTTCAACAGTGATTGCTGCTGCCATACAAAGCAAACGGGAAATAAGGATAGCCGGGACTTTAACACAGCCTCCCGATCACCCGGTCAGTGCTTTTCATCCGGAGGGTGAATATCTAAAAGGCTTGATATTACAGATTGAATAG
- the prmC gene encoding peptide chain release factor N(5)-glutamine methyltransferase: MKVASNKTADIIRYVRKCLKDVYPEEEIASFIFILFESYCKLNKTGLLSGKREYINESELLLIYNAVKELEHHKPIQYITGTTWFYGLEFIVEPAVLIPRPETEELVEIIIKENKNNGSQKILDIGTGSGCIAVSLKKYLPFAEISAMEVAQEALEIARGNSEKNNSDIHFIHADILNEKQWGKKKYDIIVSNPPYVKESEKKMMSKNILDYEPAQALFVSDTNPLIFYNAIFSFSSRQKNKTKIYLEINESMAEELIALANTYNISEINIVKDIHGKNRFFICELS, translated from the coding sequence ATGAAAGTAGCTTCAAATAAAACTGCTGATATAATACGGTATGTCAGAAAATGCCTCAAGGATGTGTATCCTGAAGAGGAAATCGCTTCTTTTATTTTTATTTTATTTGAATCCTATTGCAAACTAAATAAAACAGGCTTACTGTCAGGGAAACGGGAATATATCAATGAGTCTGAATTGCTTTTAATTTATAATGCCGTGAAAGAGCTTGAGCATCATAAACCCATACAATACATTACCGGAACAACATGGTTTTATGGCCTGGAGTTCATTGTGGAACCTGCAGTACTTATCCCCCGCCCTGAAACAGAAGAACTTGTGGAGATAATTATAAAGGAAAATAAAAATAATGGAAGTCAAAAAATTCTTGATATAGGCACCGGTAGTGGCTGCATTGCTGTTTCATTAAAGAAATATTTACCTTTTGCAGAAATTTCAGCCATGGAGGTTGCTCAAGAGGCTCTCGAAATTGCCCGTGGAAACTCAGAGAAAAACAATTCAGATATTCATTTTATTCATGCTGATATTCTCAACGAAAAGCAATGGGGAAAAAAGAAATATGATATCATAGTCAGCAATCCGCCCTATGTAAAGGAATCCGAAAAAAAAATGATGTCAAAAAATATCCTGGATTATGAGCCTGCCCAAGCGCTTTTTGTAAGTGACACAAACCCCCTGATTTTTTACAATGCAATTTTTAGCTTTTCCTCTCGCCAGAAAAACAAAACAAAAATTTATCTGGAAATTAATGAAAGTATGGCTGAAGAATTAATTGCACTGGCTAATACATACAATATCAGCGAAATCAATATTGTAAAAGATATTCATGGAAAAAACAGGTTTTTCATTTGCGAATTAAGTTAA
- a CDS encoding ABC transporter permease: MLHFLAKRLFYGFLVLFGVITIVFLLFNVLPADPARMMLGQRADSASVEAINKDLGRDKPLYLQYINYLNDLSPISVHNFSDNNSYFFLDEAKYKPLTRLFNISETKALVIKSPYLRRSYQSKAKVTDILLEAFPLTALLAVVSILFAAVLGIFTGIICAVKKDSWFDQIAMFLSVIGMSVPSFFAAILIAWVFAYILGEYTGLNMIGSLYSIDDFGEGVHLNLKNIILPALTLGIRPLAIIVELTRSSMLEVLSQDYIRTAKAKGLSFFKVITRHALKNVMNPVVTAISGWFASLMAGAVFVEYVFDWKGMGMVMVDGLGKYDFPVVMGAILFISVILVVINILTDIVYGLLDPRVRLT, translated from the coding sequence ATGTTGCACTTTCTTGCTAAACGTTTGTTTTATGGTTTTCTTGTTTTATTCGGTGTAATTACCATAGTGTTTTTATTGTTCAACGTACTTCCTGCCGATCCGGCACGTATGATGTTAGGGCAGCGTGCCGACAGTGCTTCAGTAGAAGCTATCAACAAAGACCTTGGCCGCGATAAACCGCTTTATCTGCAATATATTAACTATCTGAACGATTTGTCTCCCATATCAGTACATAATTTTTCCGATAACAACAGTTATTTTTTTCTTGATGAAGCAAAATATAAACCTTTGACCAGGTTGTTCAATATTTCAGAGACAAAAGCACTTGTGATTAAATCTCCCTATTTGCGCCGTTCGTATCAAAGCAAAGCAAAGGTTACTGACATCCTTTTAGAAGCCTTCCCACTCACTGCCTTGCTGGCTGTGGTGTCTATTTTATTTGCTGCTGTTTTAGGAATTTTTACTGGAATAATCTGTGCTGTTAAAAAGGATAGTTGGTTCGACCAGATTGCCATGTTTTTATCAGTTATCGGTATGTCGGTGCCATCATTTTTTGCAGCTATACTAATAGCCTGGGTCTTTGCATATATACTGGGAGAATATACAGGACTAAATATGATAGGCAGCCTATATAGCATCGACGATTTTGGAGAAGGGGTACACCTGAACCTGAAAAATATTATTTTGCCTGCTTTGACTCTCGGAATCAGACCACTGGCAATTATTGTGGAACTTACTAGAAGCTCCATGCTTGAAGTACTATCGCAGGATTATATACGTACAGCAAAAGCCAAGGGGCTTTCTTTCTTCAAAGTTATTACAAGGCACGCTCTGAAAAATGTTATGAACCCGGTTGTAACAGCCATTTCCGGATGGTTCGCGTCTTTAATGGCCGGCGCCGTTTTTGTAGAATATGTGTTCGACTGGAAAGGCATGGGCATGGTGATGGTGGACGGCCTCGGCAAATATGATTTCCCTGTAGTGATGGGAGCTATATTGTTTATTTCAGTTATTCTGGTAGTAATAAATATCCTGACAGATATTGTATATGGGCTGCTTGACCCAAGAGTAAGGTTAACTTAA
- a CDS encoding DoxX family protein yields the protein MSSILLVIIIFGCIAFIDFLMYAFTKRMQRFSILLARIILGLVFIFSGFVKAVDLLGSMYKFNDYFLAFGMEWLMPASLFLGFLLFCSEFLIGFCFLFNIKIRFFSWIMLLYMVFFTILTIVLAIFNPVSDCGCFGDAIIMTNWETFFKNVVLMIFVLVVFAGRKKITNRFPAVTQYGIMFIGLTIILWLSIYCYRHLPLIDFMHWKVGTKISEKVVDTPEIADIKLIYKHKVTGEMFEYTSKTLPWQDTSFFNKLEFVDQKKTVLQEYKPAPIHDFMIDDVDKVNHNVELISNQCYQFLLVIYDITKTEETVYPRINEFYETCLKDTIGFAALCGSDFQTIDYFRHEVKADYEFYTVDETALKSVVRSNPGLILLKEGVVLDKWAWRDFPEYKEFKEKIPGYEKLLLEKKSAIPEKEKK from the coding sequence ATGAGCAGCATATTACTTGTAATCATCATTTTTGGCTGCATAGCTTTTATTGATTTCCTAATGTATGCTTTTACCAAAAGAATGCAGCGATTTTCCATTTTATTGGCACGAATTATCCTTGGCCTGGTGTTTATTTTCTCCGGATTTGTAAAGGCTGTTGACCTGCTTGGCTCTATGTATAAATTTAATGATTATTTTCTTGCATTCGGTATGGAGTGGCTTATGCCTGCTTCTCTATTTCTTGGGTTCCTGTTGTTTTGTTCAGAGTTTCTGATTGGCTTTTGTTTTTTATTTAATATTAAAATCAGGTTTTTTTCCTGGATTATGCTTTTGTATATGGTATTTTTTACCATTCTTACTATCGTCCTTGCCATTTTTAACCCGGTTTCGGATTGTGGTTGCTTTGGCGATGCCATCATTATGACGAACTGGGAAACATTTTTTAAAAATGTTGTATTGATGATTTTTGTTCTGGTGGTTTTTGCCGGTAGAAAAAAAATTACCAATCGTTTTCCTGCTGTTACTCAATATGGAATAATGTTCATAGGTCTTACAATAATTCTCTGGTTATCAATATATTGTTACCGTCACCTGCCTCTCATAGATTTTATGCATTGGAAAGTCGGAACTAAAATCTCCGAAAAAGTTGTTGACACACCGGAAATAGCAGATATTAAACTCATATATAAACATAAAGTAACAGGGGAAATGTTTGAATATACCAGTAAAACATTGCCTTGGCAGGATACGTCATTCTTCAACAAGCTTGAATTTGTCGACCAGAAAAAAACGGTTCTTCAGGAATATAAACCCGCTCCCATACATGATTTCATGATTGATGATGTGGACAAAGTAAATCATAATGTTGAATTAATAAGTAATCAATGCTACCAGTTTCTTCTTGTTATCTATGATATTACAAAAACAGAAGAAACTGTTTACCCTCGCATTAATGAGTTTTACGAAACCTGCCTGAAAGACACTATAGGCTTTGCCGCACTTTGCGGTTCCGATTTCCAGACTATTGATTATTTTCGCCATGAGGTTAAAGCTGATTATGAATTCTATACCGTAGATGAAACTGCCCTGAAAAGTGTGGTACGTTCAAATCCCGGGCTGATACTGTTAAAAGAAGGCGTGGTTCTTGATAAATGGGCGTGGCGGGATTTCCCGGAATATAAAGAATTTAAAGAAAAAATACCCGGATACGAAAAACTGCTTTTAGAAAAGAAATCTGCTATTCCTGAAAAAGAGAAAAAATAA
- a CDS encoding DUF1599 domain-containing protein has translation MDLTLKQYDDVVKKCRELFLKKMNDYGTAWRILRPSSLTDQIYIKAQRIRSIDEKGTQRISEGIIPEFIGIANYSVMALIQIELNDYENLNLDSAQAIELYNKYIDKAQRLMQDKNHDYGEAWRDMRVGSLTDIILMKIFRTKQIEDNNGMTKVSEGVDANYYDMINYAIFALIKLFEEQKTK, from the coding sequence ATGGACCTTACCTTAAAACAATACGATGATGTCGTAAAAAAATGCCGTGAACTTTTCCTGAAGAAAATGAATGATTACGGAACAGCTTGGCGCATCTTAAGACCATCATCCCTTACAGACCAAATATATATTAAGGCTCAGCGTATCAGAAGTATTGATGAAAAAGGTACGCAACGGATTTCAGAAGGTATTATTCCTGAGTTTATTGGCATTGCCAATTATTCCGTAATGGCGCTGATTCAAATTGAGCTGAATGATTACGAAAATCTAAATTTAGACTCTGCTCAGGCTATTGAATTATATAACAAATATATTGACAAAGCCCAACGACTTATGCAAGACAAAAATCACGATTATGGCGAAGCCTGGCGTGATATGCGTGTCGGCTCTCTTACTGATATTATCCTTATGAAAATCTTCCGTACTAAACAGATTGAAGATAACAACGGCATGACGAAAGTTTCAGAAGGCGTTGATGCTAATTATTATGACATGATTAATTATGCCATTTTTGCTTTAATAAAACTCTTTGAAGAACAAAAAACTAAATAA
- the folP gene encoding dihydropteroate synthase, whose protein sequence is MKKSTLNCKGKLISLNKPLVMGILNVTSDSFYECSRVPNMHEWLSQTEKMLSEGADIIDIGCVSTRPGATIADEKTEREKLMPVLYSIVNKFPEAIISVDTFRAGIAKEAVSAGASIINDISGGEFDDNMFQTISEIKAPYILMHVQGTSESMHIKYTYQNTSKEVLLSLVEKTKRLKQLGVNDIIIDPGIGFSKNVEQNYQILKKLHLFDFIPFPLLIGVSRKSLIWKTLKSSPAEALNGTTVLHTYCLLKKADIIRTHDVKEVRECIDILSSLKAQ, encoded by the coding sequence TTGAAAAAAAGCACTTTAAACTGCAAAGGGAAACTTATATCGCTCAACAAACCATTGGTGATGGGTATTTTGAACGTTACCTCGGATTCTTTCTATGAATGCAGCCGGGTTCCCAACATGCATGAGTGGCTATCACAAACAGAAAAAATGCTTTCCGAAGGTGCGGATATTATAGATATTGGTTGTGTATCCACCCGCCCCGGGGCTACTATTGCGGATGAGAAAACTGAACGTGAAAAGCTTATGCCCGTGCTTTATAGTATTGTGAATAAATTTCCGGAAGCAATAATTTCTGTGGATACATTCCGTGCCGGCATTGCAAAAGAAGCTGTAAGCGCAGGTGCATCAATAATAAACGACATTTCCGGAGGCGAATTTGACGACAACATGTTCCAAACTATTTCAGAAATAAAAGCCCCTTACATTCTGATGCATGTTCAGGGGACTTCTGAAAGTATGCACATAAAATACACATACCAAAATACTTCAAAAGAAGTGTTACTTTCACTTGTGGAAAAAACCAAGCGTTTAAAACAACTTGGAGTGAATGACATTATTATTGACCCTGGAATAGGATTCAGTAAAAATGTTGAACAAAACTATCAGATTTTAAAAAAACTGCACTTGTTTGATTTTATTCCATTTCCTTTACTCATTGGAGTTTCCAGAAAATCTTTGATTTGGAAAACATTAAAATCATCGCCAGCCGAAGCCCTGAACGGTACAACTGTATTACATACTTATTGCCTTCTGAAAAAAGCGGATATTATAAGGACACATGATGTTAAAGAAGTCAGGGAATGTATTGATATTTTATCCAGTTTAAAAGCACAGTAA